A section of the Lampris incognitus isolate fLamInc1 chromosome 8, fLamInc1.hap2, whole genome shotgun sequence genome encodes:
- the LOC130116401 gene encoding serine protease FAM111A-like, which translates to MDDIKVRREAGEESAKISSQNNKTDDPQAESSQALHSKSGMKEQKPHKTHSFTLKVNGAADYLVTCNKAQTVLSALETNKIFAEMAKKNQKKELVIIRGRRAISTHFPCHLIGEEDLLKFEYINAAVQGEDPVGKAKRKWRKTPPDETVTFNVTTKGDKGIIKEVMNNLNLKNKVEEVCMYGYKGHTIKNVLKIDGRFKSSTLKKDCILSDLDTSEKIEMSTLVDVLDGRNFRVVLRGKFAVADSQSSLEEETTPCEPPGSPSDGNKDSPKAFTSSEMRNTDRPEEKAKADASTSQARLSYLEIPGSENLLNLLRAQYNDLVEHMKSRGITGSSVIQTLRKDFGKNVETCLYMKTVKKLSKRGDSVCQLRVNDRPIGSGFLLFDRYILTNGHVIAEYCDQSSLELRKEITVTFSFESLAKNCKAEPVRKVVAFQKNADVSGCDWALLELYRDQPEHLGLLENFDYVPPSGGICIIGYPGEGVKKMDPCYVVQRGLQDDVVKNNAREEYGSILTDKFFEDLSQSKDKRFLTYETCFYDGASGSPVFDKDGNVVAMHSGGGHLNGKSKNTRLVQFAHPLSLIIEEIIFQLLERDNDGVLKKFLCCFPQNSPQLERMGKNLRKMLQGRNLTILKVVDNPMIREDEILQRFFQFICQPEEATPMDIE; encoded by the exons ATGGACGACATTAAAGTGAGACGTGAAGCGGGGGAAGAGTCTGCCAAG ATTTCTTCTCAAAACAACAAGACCGACGACCCACAAGCCGAGTCCAGTCAAGCTCTGCATTCAAAATCTGGCATGAAG GAACAGAAGCCACATAAAACACATTCCTTTACATTGAAAGTAAATGGTGCGGCTGACTACCTGGTTACCTGCAATAAAGCACAGACTGTCCTGAGCGCACTAGAGACAAACAAGATATTTGCAGAGATGGCTAAAAAGAACCAAAAGAAAGAGCTCGTTATTATAAGAGGCAGGAGAGCCATCAGCACACACTTCCCATGCCATCTTATTGGGGAGGAAGATCTCCTGAAGTTTGAGTACATCAATGCTGCAGTGCAGGGAGAGGATCCAGTTGGTAAAGCCAAACGGAAATGGAGGAAAACACCACCTGATGAAACAGTAACATTCAATGTAACAACAAAAGGAGATAAAGGTATAATAAAAGAGGTCATGAATAACTTGAATCTAAAAAACAAAGTTGAAGAAGTTTGCATGTATGGATACAAAGGGCATACGATTAAAAATGTTCTGAAAATTGATGGCCGTTTTAAAAGTAGCACTTTGAAAAAagactgcatcctgtcagacctagACACTTCAGAGAAAATCGAAATGTCCACACTTGTTGATGTCCTTGATGGTAGGAATTTCAGGGTCGTATTACGTGGGAAATTTGCCGTTGCAGACAGTCAGTCTAGTCTGGAGGAAGAGACCACACCATGTGAGCCTCCTGGATCTCCCTCTGATGGTAACAAAGATTCTCCAAAAGCGTTCACATCAAGTGAGATGCGAAATACAGACAGGCCAGAGGAGAAAGCAAAAGCAGATGCTAGTACCTCTCAGGCTCGGCTGTCTTATCTCGAAATACCAGGTTCTGAAAACTTGCTAAATTTACTGCGTGCACAGTATAATGATTTGGTTGAACACATGAAAAGCCGAGGGATCACTGGGTCTTCAGTTATCCAAACACTCCgtaaagactttggaaagaatgtGGAGACTTGCCTTTACATGAAAACAGTCAAGAAACTGTCGAAGCGAGGTGACTCTGTTTGTCAGTTGAGAGTAAATGACCGTCCAATTGGGAGTGGTTTTCTCCTGTTTGACAGGTACATTCTAACAAATGGCCACGTCATTGCCGAGTATTGCGACCAAAGTAGCTTGGAGCTGCGTAAAGAGATTACCGTCACCTTCTCTTTTGAAAGTCTGGCCAAGAACTGCAAGGCAGAGCCAGTGAGAAAGGTTGTTGCCTTTCAAAAAAATGCTGATGTTTCAGGCTGTGATTGGGCTTTGCTGGAGCTTTACCGTGACCAGCCAGAGCATTTGGGATTGTTAGAAAACTTTGATTATGTTCCTCCATCAGGGGGTATCTGTATCATTGGGTACCCCGGGGAAGGAGTAAAAAAGATGGACCCATGCTATGTTGTTCAACGTGGTCTCCAAGATGATGTTGTAAAGAACAATGCTCGGGAGGAATACGGGTCAATTTTAACTGACAAATTCTTTGAGGATCTTAGCCAGTCAAAGGACAAGAGGTTTTTGACTTATGAAACATGTTTTTATGACGGGGCATCGGGCTCACCTGTTTTTGACAAGGACGGCAATGTCGTTGCAATGCATTCAGGAGGTGGGCACTTAAATGGCAAAAGCAAAAACACAAGGCTCGTTCAATTTGCCCATCCTTTGTCTCTGATCattgaagaaattattttccAATTACTGGAAAGAGATAATGATGGTGTGTTGAAGAAATTCCTCTGTTGCTTTCCTCAAAATTCTCCACAATTGgagagaatgggaaagaatttgaGGAAAATGCTGCAGGGCCGGAATCTCACAATCTTAAAAGTTGTTGATAATCCAATGATCAGAGAGGATGAGATTTTGCAGCGTTTCTTTCAATTCATCTGTCAACCAGAGGAAGCTACACCCATGGATATCGAGTAG
- the LOC130117013 gene encoding serine protease FAM111A-like, translating into MDDIKVRREAGEESAKISSQNNKTDDPQAESSQALHSKSGMKEQKPHKTHSFKLKVNGAADYLVTCNKAQTVLSALETNKIFAEMAKKNQKKELVIIRGRRAISTHFPCHLIGEEDLLKFEYINAAVQGEDPVGKAKRKWRKTPPDETVTFSVTTKGDKGIIKEVMNNLNLKNKVEEVCMYGYKGHTIKNVLKIDGRFKSSTLKKDCILSDLDTSENIEMSTLVDVLDGRNFRVVLRGKFAVADSQSSLEEETTPCEPPGSPSDGNKDSPKAFTSSEMRNTDRPEEKAKADASTSQARLSYLEIPGSENLLNLLRAQYNDLVEHMKSRGITGSSVIQTLRKDFGKNVETCLYMKTVKKLSKRGDSVCQLRVNDRPIGSGFLLFDRYILTNGHVIAEYCDQSSLELRKEITVTFSFESLAKNCKAEPVRKVVAFQKNADVSGCDWALLELYRDQPEHLGLLENFDYVPPSGGICIIGYPGEGVKKMDPCYVVQRGLQDDVVKNNAREEYGSILTDKFFEDLSQSKDKRFLTYETCFYDGASGSPVFDKDGNVVAMHSGGGHLNGKSKNTRLVQFAHPLSLIIEEIIFQLLERDNDGVLKKFLCCFPQNSPQLERMGKNLRKMLQGRNLTILKVVDNPMIREDEILQRFFQFICQPEEATPMDIE; encoded by the exons ATGGACGACATTAAAGTGAGACGTGAAGCGGGGGAAGAGTCTGCCAAG ATTTCTTCTCAAAACAACAAGACCGACGACCCACAAGCCGAGTCCAGTCAAGCTCTGCATTCAAAATCTGGCATGAAG GAACAGAAGCCACATAAAACACATTCCTTTAAATTGAAAGTAAATGGTGCGGCTGACTACCTGGTTACCTGCAATAAAGCACAGACTGTCCTGAGCGCACTAGAGACAAACAAGATATTTGCAGAGATGGCTAAAAAGAACCAAAAGAAGGAGCTCGTTATTATAAGAGGCAGGAGAGCCATCAGCACACACTTCCCATGCCATCTTATTGGGGAGGAAGATCTCCTGAAGTTTGAGTACATCAATGCTGCAGTGCAGGGAGAGGATCCAGTTGGTAAAGCCAAACGGAAATGGAGGAAAACACCACCTGATGAAACAGTAACATTCAGTGTAACAACAAAAGGAGATAAAGGTATAATAAAAGAGGTCATGAATAACTTGAATCTAAAAAACAAAGTTGAAGAAGTTTGCATGTATGGATACAAAGGCCATACGATTAAAAATGTTCTGAAAATTGATGGCCGTTTTAAAAGTAGCACTTTGAAAAAagactgcatcctgtcagacctagACACTTCAGAGAACATCGAAATGTCCACACTTGTTGATGTCCTTGATGGTAGGAATTTCAGGGTCGTATTACGTGGGAAATTTGCCGTTGCAGACAGTCAGTCTAGTCTGGAGGAAGAGACCACACCATGTGAGCCTCCTGGATCTCCCTCTGATGGTAACAAAGATTCTCCAAAAGCGTTCACATCAAGTGAGATGCGAAATACAGACAGGCCAGAGGAGAAAGCAAAAGCAGATGCTAGTACCTCTCAGGCTCGGCTGTCTTATCTCGAAATACCAGGTTCTGAAAACTTGCTAAATTTACTGCGTGCACAGTATAATGATTTGGTTGAACACATGAAAAGCCGAGGGATCACTGGGTCTTCAGTTATCCAAACACTCCgtaaagactttggaaagaatgtGGAGACTTGCCTTTACATGAAAACAGTCAAGAAACTGTCGAAGCGAGGTGACTCTGTTTGTCAGTTGAGAGTAAATGACCGTCCAATTGGGAGTGGTTTTCTCCTGTTTGACAGGTACATTCTAACAAATGGCCACGTCATTGCCGAGTATTGCGACCAAAGTAGCTTGGAGCTGCGTAAAGAGATTACCGTCACCTTCTCTTTTGAAAGTCTGGCCAAGAACTGCAAGGCAGAGCCAGTGAGAAAGGTTGTTGCCTTTCAAAAAAATGCTGATGTTTCAGGCTGTGATTGGGCTTTGCTGGAGCTTTACCGTGACCAGCCAGAGCATTTGGGATTGTTAGAAAACTTTGATTATGTTCCTCCATCAGGGGGTATCTGTATCATTGGGTACCCCGGGGAAGGAGTAAAAAAGATGGACCCATGCTATGTTGTTCAACGTGGTCTCCAAGATGATGTTGTAAAGAACAATGCTCGGGAGGAATACGGGTCAATTTTAACTGACAAATTCTTTGAGGATCTTAGCCAGTCAAAGGACAAGAGGTTTTTGACTTATGAAACATGTTTTTATGACGGGGCATCGGGCTCACCTGTTTTTGACAAGGACGGCAATGTCGTTGCAATGCATTCAGGAGGTGGGCACTTAAATGGCAAAAGCAAAAACACAAGGCTCGTTCAATTTGCCCATCCTTTGTCTCTGATCattgaagaaattattttccAATTACTGGAAAGAGATAATGATGGTGTGTTGAAGAAATTCCTCTGTTGCTTTCCTCAAAATTCTCCACAATTGgagagaatgggaaagaatttgaGGAAAATGCTGCAGGGCCGGAATCTCACAATCTTAAAAGTTGTTGATAATCCAATGATCAGAGAGGATGAGATTTTGCAGCGTTTCTTTCAATTCATCTGTCAACCAGAGGAAGCTACACCCATGGATATCGAGTAG